Proteins co-encoded in one Bombus pyrosoma isolate SC7728 linkage group LG4, ASM1482585v1, whole genome shotgun sequence genomic window:
- the LOC122566748 gene encoding intraflagellar transport protein 88 homolog isoform X2, which translates to MSNVQIDDDIYDGYNDYPSIYSIKDLEQDELIQETLHTSYAKRSIFTPKVPGSTMRLGTSTGFHRSGTGIPMRPNTSGLRPMTAVRGAGYTSSNRQPFDPLNMNSSTKGPAPPLESGKEDTPEEKIKVAERKIMELIESSVQASYENNTRVALERAREASSRERALIRLQEQAGLSDNHNVDLTFAVIFNLATQYTNNNMFTEAIATYQAITRNRMFSNSARLKVNMGNIYVKMGQLSQAIKMYRMAFDQAPAAHKDLRIKIMHNIGMLFVQMGRLEEAANSFEWVMKERAEFKAGLHAVLCHFALSHRDKMKRSFLELLEVQLNIDQEDRYNISTDDVAFNILNEILKNDDLSKLEKELKLEAEKTILCAAKLIAPVIEDTLTAGFAWCVDTIKSSAYGLLAADLEISKAMVFLHNRETQLAIDTLKMFENRESKANSSAATMLSFIYFLQGDYEQAERCGEIARNADSYNAAAYVNLSACAIRKGELDIARELLLCSLDTDASHVQALYNLGLVYKKQNMYEEALECFWKVRNIVRHDPQTVYQIGQLYQLMNDTDQATEWYNQLLGIIPCDPGVLQKVGEMYDAGGDKQQAYQFYSDSYRFFPANFEVIDWLGSYFVSMQLAEKALVYFKKAVELAPDEPRWRLLVAACLRRIGQFHKAVLEYQDIHNKFPENIECLKFLVRLCSDLGLKEAQLYATELKRAEKAKELKDRQGSARPGSRRSNSGTSSRTGSGMSLLSDHRSSPTFNRKENQGLSSAGITRPNRVSATENITDVANDVTDQTGTPYVDPIGPLPVRPMTSAGKRDDDFGDEELGDDLLPEYRKSRKRVEVGKINKRNSK; encoded by the exons ATGTCTAATGTACAAATTGATGATGATATTTATGATGGATATAATGATTATCCATCAATATATAGTATCAAAGATCTTGAACAAGATGAATTAATTCAAGAAACACTGCATACAAGTTATGCAAAAAGATCAATT TTTACACCAAAAGTACCAGGAAGTACTATGCGTTTGGGTACTTCAACTGGg ttTCACAGAAGTGGTACTGGTATACCAATGCGTCCTAATACTAGTGGACTAAGGCCAATGACTGCAGTCAGAGGAGCTGGTTATACTAGTAGTAATCGTCAACCATTTGATCCATTGAATATGAATAGTTCTACCAAAGGGCCTGCACCACCTTTAGAAAGTGGAAAGGAAGACAC gcctgaagaaaaaataaaagtggctgaaagaaaaattatggaaCTAATAGAAAGTTCAGTACAAGCATCATATGAAAACAATACAAGAGTTGCTTTAGAGAGAGCCAGAGAAGCTTCTTCGAGGGAAAGAGCTCTTATTAGACTACAAGAACAAGCTGGGCTTAGTGACAATCATAATGTAGATTTAACATTTGCt gtcatttttaatttagcaaCTCAATATACTAACAATAATATGTTTACTGAAGCTATAGCAACTTACCAAGCTATAACAAGAAATAGGATGTTCAGCAATAGTGCCAGATTAAAAGTGAATATGGGGAATATATATGTCAAAATGGGACAATTGTCTCAAGCAattaaaatgtacagaatggCATTTGATCAAGCTCCAGCAGCTCATAAAGATTTAAG aataaaaataatgcatAACATTGGAATGTTATTTGTACAAATGGGTCGTTTGGAAGAAGCAGCTAATAGTTTTGAATGGGTCATGAAAGAAAGAGCTGAATTTAAAGCAGGCTTGCATGCTGTTTTATGCCACTTTGCGTTATCTCATAGGGATAAAATGAAAAGGTCATTTTTAGAGTTATTAGAGGTTCAACTTAACATAGATCAGGAGgacagatataatataagtacA GACGATGTTGCTTTTAACatattgaatgaaattttaaaaaatgatgatTTGTCTAAGTTAGAGAAAGAGCTAAAATTGGAAGCAGAGAAAACTATTCTTTGTGCTGCGAAACTCATTGCACCTGTAATTGAAGATACACTCACAGCTGGTTTTGCTTG gTGTGTGGATACTATAAAGTCTTCAGCTTATGGACTACTAGCTGCTGATTTGGAAATAAGTAAAGCTAtggtatttttacataatcgAGAAACACAGTTGGCTATTGATAccttaaaaatgtttgaaaatcgTGAAAGTAAAGCTAATAGTTCCGCTGCGACAAtgctttcatttatttactttctt CAAGGAGATTACGAACAAGCGGAAAGATGCGGAGAAATTGCTCGAAATGCGGACAGTTACAATGCAGCAGCTTATGTTAATTTATCAGCTTGTGCAATCAGAAAGGGTGAATTAGATATTGCTAGAGAACTTCTCTTATGCTCATTAGATACGGATGCTAGTCACGTGCAAGCTCTTTATAATTTGG GGTTAGtatataaaaagcaaaatatgTATGAAGAAGCATTGGAATGTTTTTGGAAAGTTCGTAACATTGTCAGACATGATCCACAAACAGTATATCAAATTGGTCAATTATATCAACTTATGAACGATACAGACCAAGCAACAGAATG gtACAATCAATTACTTGGTATAATACCATGTGATCCTGGAGTTTTGCAAAAAGTGGGCGAAATGTATGATGCTGGTGGAGATAAACAACAAGCCTATCAATTTTATAGCGAT TCTTATAGATTTTTTCCCGCCAATTTTGAGGTAATCGATTGGCTTGGATCATATTTCGTATCGATGCAACTTGCCGAGAAAGCGTTAGTTTATTTTAAGAAAGCAGTAGAACTTGCTCCTGATGAGCCAAGATGGCGATTACTTGTCGCTGCATGTTTAAGACGAATTGGTCAATTTCACAAAGCTGTTTTGGAGTATCAAGATATTCATAATAAGTTTCCTGAGAATATTGAATGCTTGAAATTTTTGGTTCGTTTATGTAGTGATCTCGGCTTAAAAGAAGCACAATTATATGCAACAGAATTAAAACGCGCCGAGAAAGCGAAAGAATTGAAGGATAGACAAGGATCAGCAAGACCAG GATCAAGAAGGAGTAATAGTGGGACATCATCACGAACTGGTTCTGGAATGAGCCTATTATCAGACCATAGGTCAAGTCCCAcatttaatagaaaagaaaatcaagGTTTAAGTAGTGCTGGTATCACGCGACCTAATCGAGTTTCTGCAACTGAAAATATTACGGACGTGGCAAACGATGTCACTGATCAAACAG GTACTCCTTATGTTGATCCCATTGGCCCGTTACCTGTTCGTCCTATGACGTCTGCCGGAAAAAGAGATGATGATTTTGGCGATGAAGAACTCGGGGATGATCTGTTACCGGAATA CCGAAAGTCAAGGAAAAGAGTGGAAGTAGGGAAAATAAATAAGCGTAATAGTAAATGA
- the LOC122566748 gene encoding intraflagellar transport protein 88 homolog isoform X1 — protein sequence MSNVQIDDDIYDGYNDYPSIYSIKDLEQDELIQETLHTSYAKRSIFTPKVPGSTMRLGTSTGFHRSGTGIPMRPNTSGLRPMTAVRGAGYTSSNRQPFDPLNMNSSTKGPAPPLESGKEDTPEEKIKVAERKIMELIESSVQASYENNTRVALERAREASSRERALIRLQEQAGLSDNHNVDLTFAVIFNLATQYTNNNMFTEAIATYQAITRNRMFSNSARLKVNMGNIYVKMGQLSQAIKMYRMAFDQAPAAHKDLRIKIMHNIGMLFVQMGRLEEAANSFEWVMKERAEFKAGLHAVLCHFALSHRDKMKRSFLELLEVQLNIDQEDRYNISTDDVAFNILNEILKNDDLSKLEKELKLEAEKTILCAAKLIAPVIEDTLTAGFAWCVDTIKSSAYGLLAADLEISKAMVFLHNRETQLAIDTLKMFENRESKANSSAATMLSFIYFLQGDYEQAERCGEIARNADSYNAAAYVNLSACAIRKGELDIARELLLCSLDTDASHVQALYNLGLVYKKQNMYEEALECFWKVRNIVRHDPQTVYQIGQLYQLMNDTDQATEWYNQLLGIIPCDPGVLQKVGEMYDAGGDKQQAYQFYSDSYRFFPANFEVIDWLGSYFVSMQLAEKALVYFKKAVELAPDEPRWRLLVAACLRRIGQFHKAVLEYQDIHNKFPENIECLKFLVRLCSDLGLKEAQLYATELKRAEKAKELKDRQGSARPGSRRSNSGTSSRTGSGMSLLSDHRSSPTFNRKENQGLSSAGITRPNRVSATENITDVANDVTDQTVFSVGTPYVDPIGPLPVRPMTSAGKRDDDFGDEELGDDLLPEYRKSRKRVEVGKINKRNSK from the exons ATGTCTAATGTACAAATTGATGATGATATTTATGATGGATATAATGATTATCCATCAATATATAGTATCAAAGATCTTGAACAAGATGAATTAATTCAAGAAACACTGCATACAAGTTATGCAAAAAGATCAATT TTTACACCAAAAGTACCAGGAAGTACTATGCGTTTGGGTACTTCAACTGGg ttTCACAGAAGTGGTACTGGTATACCAATGCGTCCTAATACTAGTGGACTAAGGCCAATGACTGCAGTCAGAGGAGCTGGTTATACTAGTAGTAATCGTCAACCATTTGATCCATTGAATATGAATAGTTCTACCAAAGGGCCTGCACCACCTTTAGAAAGTGGAAAGGAAGACAC gcctgaagaaaaaataaaagtggctgaaagaaaaattatggaaCTAATAGAAAGTTCAGTACAAGCATCATATGAAAACAATACAAGAGTTGCTTTAGAGAGAGCCAGAGAAGCTTCTTCGAGGGAAAGAGCTCTTATTAGACTACAAGAACAAGCTGGGCTTAGTGACAATCATAATGTAGATTTAACATTTGCt gtcatttttaatttagcaaCTCAATATACTAACAATAATATGTTTACTGAAGCTATAGCAACTTACCAAGCTATAACAAGAAATAGGATGTTCAGCAATAGTGCCAGATTAAAAGTGAATATGGGGAATATATATGTCAAAATGGGACAATTGTCTCAAGCAattaaaatgtacagaatggCATTTGATCAAGCTCCAGCAGCTCATAAAGATTTAAG aataaaaataatgcatAACATTGGAATGTTATTTGTACAAATGGGTCGTTTGGAAGAAGCAGCTAATAGTTTTGAATGGGTCATGAAAGAAAGAGCTGAATTTAAAGCAGGCTTGCATGCTGTTTTATGCCACTTTGCGTTATCTCATAGGGATAAAATGAAAAGGTCATTTTTAGAGTTATTAGAGGTTCAACTTAACATAGATCAGGAGgacagatataatataagtacA GACGATGTTGCTTTTAACatattgaatgaaattttaaaaaatgatgatTTGTCTAAGTTAGAGAAAGAGCTAAAATTGGAAGCAGAGAAAACTATTCTTTGTGCTGCGAAACTCATTGCACCTGTAATTGAAGATACACTCACAGCTGGTTTTGCTTG gTGTGTGGATACTATAAAGTCTTCAGCTTATGGACTACTAGCTGCTGATTTGGAAATAAGTAAAGCTAtggtatttttacataatcgAGAAACACAGTTGGCTATTGATAccttaaaaatgtttgaaaatcgTGAAAGTAAAGCTAATAGTTCCGCTGCGACAAtgctttcatttatttactttctt CAAGGAGATTACGAACAAGCGGAAAGATGCGGAGAAATTGCTCGAAATGCGGACAGTTACAATGCAGCAGCTTATGTTAATTTATCAGCTTGTGCAATCAGAAAGGGTGAATTAGATATTGCTAGAGAACTTCTCTTATGCTCATTAGATACGGATGCTAGTCACGTGCAAGCTCTTTATAATTTGG GGTTAGtatataaaaagcaaaatatgTATGAAGAAGCATTGGAATGTTTTTGGAAAGTTCGTAACATTGTCAGACATGATCCACAAACAGTATATCAAATTGGTCAATTATATCAACTTATGAACGATACAGACCAAGCAACAGAATG gtACAATCAATTACTTGGTATAATACCATGTGATCCTGGAGTTTTGCAAAAAGTGGGCGAAATGTATGATGCTGGTGGAGATAAACAACAAGCCTATCAATTTTATAGCGAT TCTTATAGATTTTTTCCCGCCAATTTTGAGGTAATCGATTGGCTTGGATCATATTTCGTATCGATGCAACTTGCCGAGAAAGCGTTAGTTTATTTTAAGAAAGCAGTAGAACTTGCTCCTGATGAGCCAAGATGGCGATTACTTGTCGCTGCATGTTTAAGACGAATTGGTCAATTTCACAAAGCTGTTTTGGAGTATCAAGATATTCATAATAAGTTTCCTGAGAATATTGAATGCTTGAAATTTTTGGTTCGTTTATGTAGTGATCTCGGCTTAAAAGAAGCACAATTATATGCAACAGAATTAAAACGCGCCGAGAAAGCGAAAGAATTGAAGGATAGACAAGGATCAGCAAGACCAG GATCAAGAAGGAGTAATAGTGGGACATCATCACGAACTGGTTCTGGAATGAGCCTATTATCAGACCATAGGTCAAGTCCCAcatttaatagaaaagaaaatcaagGTTTAAGTAGTGCTGGTATCACGCGACCTAATCGAGTTTCTGCAACTGAAAATATTACGGACGTGGCAAACGATGTCACTGATCAAACAG TATTTTCTGTAGGTACTCCTTATGTTGATCCCATTGGCCCGTTACCTGTTCGTCCTATGACGTCTGCCGGAAAAAGAGATGATGATTTTGGCGATGAAGAACTCGGGGATGATCTGTTACCGGAATA CCGAAAGTCAAGGAAAAGAGTGGAAGTAGGGAAAATAAATAAGCGTAATAGTAAATGA
- the LOC122566748 gene encoding intraflagellar transport protein 88 homolog isoform X3, whose product MQKDQFLHQKYQEVLCVWVLQLGSGTGIPMRPNTSGLRPMTAVRGAGYTSSNRQPFDPLNMNSSTKGPAPPLESGKEDTPEEKIKVAERKIMELIESSVQASYENNTRVALERAREASSRERALIRLQEQAGLSDNHNVDLTFAVIFNLATQYTNNNMFTEAIATYQAITRNRMFSNSARLKVNMGNIYVKMGQLSQAIKMYRMAFDQAPAAHKDLRIKIMHNIGMLFVQMGRLEEAANSFEWVMKERAEFKAGLHAVLCHFALSHRDKMKRSFLELLEVQLNIDQEDRYNISTDDVAFNILNEILKNDDLSKLEKELKLEAEKTILCAAKLIAPVIEDTLTAGFAWCVDTIKSSAYGLLAADLEISKAMVFLHNRETQLAIDTLKMFENRESKANSSAATMLSFIYFLQGDYEQAERCGEIARNADSYNAAAYVNLSACAIRKGELDIARELLLCSLDTDASHVQALYNLGLVYKKQNMYEEALECFWKVRNIVRHDPQTVYQIGQLYQLMNDTDQATEWYNQLLGIIPCDPGVLQKVGEMYDAGGDKQQAYQFYSDSYRFFPANFEVIDWLGSYFVSMQLAEKALVYFKKAVELAPDEPRWRLLVAACLRRIGQFHKAVLEYQDIHNKFPENIECLKFLVRLCSDLGLKEAQLYATELKRAEKAKELKDRQGSARPGSRRSNSGTSSRTGSGMSLLSDHRSSPTFNRKENQGLSSAGITRPNRVSATENITDVANDVTDQTVFSVGTPYVDPIGPLPVRPMTSAGKRDDDFGDEELGDDLLPEYRKSRKRVEVGKINKRNSK is encoded by the exons ATGCAAAAAGATCAATT TTTACACCAAAAGTACCAGGAAGTACTATGCGTTTGGGTACTTCAACTGGg AAGTGGTACTGGTATACCAATGCGTCCTAATACTAGTGGACTAAGGCCAATGACTGCAGTCAGAGGAGCTGGTTATACTAGTAGTAATCGTCAACCATTTGATCCATTGAATATGAATAGTTCTACCAAAGGGCCTGCACCACCTTTAGAAAGTGGAAAGGAAGACAC gcctgaagaaaaaataaaagtggctgaaagaaaaattatggaaCTAATAGAAAGTTCAGTACAAGCATCATATGAAAACAATACAAGAGTTGCTTTAGAGAGAGCCAGAGAAGCTTCTTCGAGGGAAAGAGCTCTTATTAGACTACAAGAACAAGCTGGGCTTAGTGACAATCATAATGTAGATTTAACATTTGCt gtcatttttaatttagcaaCTCAATATACTAACAATAATATGTTTACTGAAGCTATAGCAACTTACCAAGCTATAACAAGAAATAGGATGTTCAGCAATAGTGCCAGATTAAAAGTGAATATGGGGAATATATATGTCAAAATGGGACAATTGTCTCAAGCAattaaaatgtacagaatggCATTTGATCAAGCTCCAGCAGCTCATAAAGATTTAAG aataaaaataatgcatAACATTGGAATGTTATTTGTACAAATGGGTCGTTTGGAAGAAGCAGCTAATAGTTTTGAATGGGTCATGAAAGAAAGAGCTGAATTTAAAGCAGGCTTGCATGCTGTTTTATGCCACTTTGCGTTATCTCATAGGGATAAAATGAAAAGGTCATTTTTAGAGTTATTAGAGGTTCAACTTAACATAGATCAGGAGgacagatataatataagtacA GACGATGTTGCTTTTAACatattgaatgaaattttaaaaaatgatgatTTGTCTAAGTTAGAGAAAGAGCTAAAATTGGAAGCAGAGAAAACTATTCTTTGTGCTGCGAAACTCATTGCACCTGTAATTGAAGATACACTCACAGCTGGTTTTGCTTG gTGTGTGGATACTATAAAGTCTTCAGCTTATGGACTACTAGCTGCTGATTTGGAAATAAGTAAAGCTAtggtatttttacataatcgAGAAACACAGTTGGCTATTGATAccttaaaaatgtttgaaaatcgTGAAAGTAAAGCTAATAGTTCCGCTGCGACAAtgctttcatttatttactttctt CAAGGAGATTACGAACAAGCGGAAAGATGCGGAGAAATTGCTCGAAATGCGGACAGTTACAATGCAGCAGCTTATGTTAATTTATCAGCTTGTGCAATCAGAAAGGGTGAATTAGATATTGCTAGAGAACTTCTCTTATGCTCATTAGATACGGATGCTAGTCACGTGCAAGCTCTTTATAATTTGG GGTTAGtatataaaaagcaaaatatgTATGAAGAAGCATTGGAATGTTTTTGGAAAGTTCGTAACATTGTCAGACATGATCCACAAACAGTATATCAAATTGGTCAATTATATCAACTTATGAACGATACAGACCAAGCAACAGAATG gtACAATCAATTACTTGGTATAATACCATGTGATCCTGGAGTTTTGCAAAAAGTGGGCGAAATGTATGATGCTGGTGGAGATAAACAACAAGCCTATCAATTTTATAGCGAT TCTTATAGATTTTTTCCCGCCAATTTTGAGGTAATCGATTGGCTTGGATCATATTTCGTATCGATGCAACTTGCCGAGAAAGCGTTAGTTTATTTTAAGAAAGCAGTAGAACTTGCTCCTGATGAGCCAAGATGGCGATTACTTGTCGCTGCATGTTTAAGACGAATTGGTCAATTTCACAAAGCTGTTTTGGAGTATCAAGATATTCATAATAAGTTTCCTGAGAATATTGAATGCTTGAAATTTTTGGTTCGTTTATGTAGTGATCTCGGCTTAAAAGAAGCACAATTATATGCAACAGAATTAAAACGCGCCGAGAAAGCGAAAGAATTGAAGGATAGACAAGGATCAGCAAGACCAG GATCAAGAAGGAGTAATAGTGGGACATCATCACGAACTGGTTCTGGAATGAGCCTATTATCAGACCATAGGTCAAGTCCCAcatttaatagaaaagaaaatcaagGTTTAAGTAGTGCTGGTATCACGCGACCTAATCGAGTTTCTGCAACTGAAAATATTACGGACGTGGCAAACGATGTCACTGATCAAACAG TATTTTCTGTAGGTACTCCTTATGTTGATCCCATTGGCCCGTTACCTGTTCGTCCTATGACGTCTGCCGGAAAAAGAGATGATGATTTTGGCGATGAAGAACTCGGGGATGATCTGTTACCGGAATA CCGAAAGTCAAGGAAAAGAGTGGAAGTAGGGAAAATAAATAAGCGTAATAGTAAATGA
- the LOC122566748 gene encoding intraflagellar transport protein 88 homolog isoform X4 has translation MELIESSVQASYENNTRVALERAREASSRERALIRLQEQAGLSDNHNVDLTFAVIFNLATQYTNNNMFTEAIATYQAITRNRMFSNSARLKVNMGNIYVKMGQLSQAIKMYRMAFDQAPAAHKDLRIKIMHNIGMLFVQMGRLEEAANSFEWVMKERAEFKAGLHAVLCHFALSHRDKMKRSFLELLEVQLNIDQEDRYNISTDDVAFNILNEILKNDDLSKLEKELKLEAEKTILCAAKLIAPVIEDTLTAGFAWCVDTIKSSAYGLLAADLEISKAMVFLHNRETQLAIDTLKMFENRESKANSSAATMLSFIYFLQGDYEQAERCGEIARNADSYNAAAYVNLSACAIRKGELDIARELLLCSLDTDASHVQALYNLGLVYKKQNMYEEALECFWKVRNIVRHDPQTVYQIGQLYQLMNDTDQATEWYNQLLGIIPCDPGVLQKVGEMYDAGGDKQQAYQFYSDSYRFFPANFEVIDWLGSYFVSMQLAEKALVYFKKAVELAPDEPRWRLLVAACLRRIGQFHKAVLEYQDIHNKFPENIECLKFLVRLCSDLGLKEAQLYATELKRAEKAKELKDRQGSARPGSRRSNSGTSSRTGSGMSLLSDHRSSPTFNRKENQGLSSAGITRPNRVSATENITDVANDVTDQTVFSVGTPYVDPIGPLPVRPMTSAGKRDDDFGDEELGDDLLPEYRKSRKRVEVGKINKRNSK, from the exons atggaaCTAATAGAAAGTTCAGTACAAGCATCATATGAAAACAATACAAGAGTTGCTTTAGAGAGAGCCAGAGAAGCTTCTTCGAGGGAAAGAGCTCTTATTAGACTACAAGAACAAGCTGGGCTTAGTGACAATCATAATGTAGATTTAACATTTGCt gtcatttttaatttagcaaCTCAATATACTAACAATAATATGTTTACTGAAGCTATAGCAACTTACCAAGCTATAACAAGAAATAGGATGTTCAGCAATAGTGCCAGATTAAAAGTGAATATGGGGAATATATATGTCAAAATGGGACAATTGTCTCAAGCAattaaaatgtacagaatggCATTTGATCAAGCTCCAGCAGCTCATAAAGATTTAAG aataaaaataatgcatAACATTGGAATGTTATTTGTACAAATGGGTCGTTTGGAAGAAGCAGCTAATAGTTTTGAATGGGTCATGAAAGAAAGAGCTGAATTTAAAGCAGGCTTGCATGCTGTTTTATGCCACTTTGCGTTATCTCATAGGGATAAAATGAAAAGGTCATTTTTAGAGTTATTAGAGGTTCAACTTAACATAGATCAGGAGgacagatataatataagtacA GACGATGTTGCTTTTAACatattgaatgaaattttaaaaaatgatgatTTGTCTAAGTTAGAGAAAGAGCTAAAATTGGAAGCAGAGAAAACTATTCTTTGTGCTGCGAAACTCATTGCACCTGTAATTGAAGATACACTCACAGCTGGTTTTGCTTG gTGTGTGGATACTATAAAGTCTTCAGCTTATGGACTACTAGCTGCTGATTTGGAAATAAGTAAAGCTAtggtatttttacataatcgAGAAACACAGTTGGCTATTGATAccttaaaaatgtttgaaaatcgTGAAAGTAAAGCTAATAGTTCCGCTGCGACAAtgctttcatttatttactttctt CAAGGAGATTACGAACAAGCGGAAAGATGCGGAGAAATTGCTCGAAATGCGGACAGTTACAATGCAGCAGCTTATGTTAATTTATCAGCTTGTGCAATCAGAAAGGGTGAATTAGATATTGCTAGAGAACTTCTCTTATGCTCATTAGATACGGATGCTAGTCACGTGCAAGCTCTTTATAATTTGG GGTTAGtatataaaaagcaaaatatgTATGAAGAAGCATTGGAATGTTTTTGGAAAGTTCGTAACATTGTCAGACATGATCCACAAACAGTATATCAAATTGGTCAATTATATCAACTTATGAACGATACAGACCAAGCAACAGAATG gtACAATCAATTACTTGGTATAATACCATGTGATCCTGGAGTTTTGCAAAAAGTGGGCGAAATGTATGATGCTGGTGGAGATAAACAACAAGCCTATCAATTTTATAGCGAT TCTTATAGATTTTTTCCCGCCAATTTTGAGGTAATCGATTGGCTTGGATCATATTTCGTATCGATGCAACTTGCCGAGAAAGCGTTAGTTTATTTTAAGAAAGCAGTAGAACTTGCTCCTGATGAGCCAAGATGGCGATTACTTGTCGCTGCATGTTTAAGACGAATTGGTCAATTTCACAAAGCTGTTTTGGAGTATCAAGATATTCATAATAAGTTTCCTGAGAATATTGAATGCTTGAAATTTTTGGTTCGTTTATGTAGTGATCTCGGCTTAAAAGAAGCACAATTATATGCAACAGAATTAAAACGCGCCGAGAAAGCGAAAGAATTGAAGGATAGACAAGGATCAGCAAGACCAG GATCAAGAAGGAGTAATAGTGGGACATCATCACGAACTGGTTCTGGAATGAGCCTATTATCAGACCATAGGTCAAGTCCCAcatttaatagaaaagaaaatcaagGTTTAAGTAGTGCTGGTATCACGCGACCTAATCGAGTTTCTGCAACTGAAAATATTACGGACGTGGCAAACGATGTCACTGATCAAACAG TATTTTCTGTAGGTACTCCTTATGTTGATCCCATTGGCCCGTTACCTGTTCGTCCTATGACGTCTGCCGGAAAAAGAGATGATGATTTTGGCGATGAAGAACTCGGGGATGATCTGTTACCGGAATA CCGAAAGTCAAGGAAAAGAGTGGAAGTAGGGAAAATAAATAAGCGTAATAGTAAATGA